The Papaver somniferum cultivar HN1 chromosome 6, ASM357369v1, whole genome shotgun sequence genome segment gaCAGTTCGATCAACTAAAATAAACAGAACACCTCTTCTCTTTTGATGTCGCTAAAATCATACCATCTTGGCCAACCTCAACAAGACAAGTAGCATGCATCCGATGGCGTTTACTATCCCATGTAGATACCTTAAATCTTATCGTGGATGTTAACTCCAACCGGAAAACAACTTTTCCTCCACCTAGTTCATTGATAAATTTGTTTCCTTTGTCATTGTCGCCGGATAGACTAGTCCCACCCACTTCTCCATGGATCCACGTAGTATTCTTCGAAGACTGATAAAAAGGGAAAAGCAACGGTGTTGTTCCGACAGGTTTCTCTTGGTAAAACACAGTACCATCCATTGCGTCATAAAAGATCCCGATATTTTGATTTGAATTCCGTGCTGTTACATCAAATGCTATCCGGGCATTTTCTAACCCGTTTTCTTGGTTTAAACCCGAAACAGAGAAATTCATCATATGGAACCTTGGCCTATGGGGACGTAAACTAAGCCAAAGAATGAAAGTTATGATCCCTAAAAAGAAAAGTAAAGCTAAGAAAACTGAGCATATAATTTTCGAAACACGGGTGGCAAGGCTTTCACGCACCCGATGAGCATAATAGCGCGCAGTATGATGGCGTTTTAAAGGGCGGTTTTCCTGACGGTTTTCGGGAGTGGATTGGATTGGAATTGTGGTGTTAGGTGCCATGCTTTGCTGATCAATTAAAATGATAGCTGGTTTGGAAACATATTGAAGATGCCTTTGAGCAACAGTTTATGTAGGAAGCAGCTAGAGTGCGGTTTCATAAAGAACATTTCTTTTGTAAGTTATCTAAATTTGTTTTATGAGTTATCTAACGAGGAATAAAAGAATATGCAAATGCTGAGGGTGAGCATACTGCAGGTACACTCCAGAATCGGGCTAAGAATTATACTTTCGGAGTAAGATTTAAAGACTGCATACTTTAATTAGGGAGGATGAAGTTTGTCAGATCTACATCCGAGTCGCACAAAGGATATGGTAATTACGGTAACGCTTCCTTTGGAACAAAGCAACGAAATTCTCATCTACAAAAGGGTTACCCTTCActtttccttgttttcttcctttgTCCTCCAAAGATGCCAACATTTTGGAACAAGAAAGTTCCCGAAGGAAAGGAATATATCCTAGTCACTGAAAATTTCATATAAGTGCCTCACACGTTCCCTATcaagtagaaatgcaatttggacaTCTCAGACTGAAAATACAAGGTCGCTAGACCTGACTTAagcatttacatttttttttatgataCTGACTTAAGCATTTACATTATGATTTAATCAGAATGAGAGTTTTGATCTTGGGCTAAAAGATCACAAAGTTCATGCCCAAAATTGTCAAACTTAATCAAATCAGTAGCTGAAACTCGAACTCTTTTTGCTATATGGAGTTAGCTACTTGATTATCATCTCTaggaacaaaaataaaattgtagGAATTGAAAAGAGAACTTAAATGTTTAATCTCTCTAACTAAGTTTCTGTTTTTCCAATGAGCTACCCATGGATCTTCTGTAACAGCTTTTATTACTACTCGAGCATCAGACTCAACTTGTATATCATTCAGGTTCATCTCTTTAGCCCATAAAAGAGCATCTCGTACAGCTAGATACTCTCCTTGCTCTGGATTCAGGACTCCATGTTTGAAACTCCCTCTGATCCCATCGCAGTTGCCTGCATAATCACGTAAAACAACACCAATGCCATTTTAATTAGTATCATAATCGAAAGAAGTGTCAACATTAAATTTAGCAATGCCTTGTGCAGGTGGTAACCAATTACACTTGGCATTATAAGTATTGTACAGACCACAAATTAAATTTTTAAGCATTTGCATATTTACTCGCTTTCTTAGATGCTCAGCTAAAACCTCAGGATATGTTTGATGCTAGGGAGAGAAAACAATCCTATGGAATTTTTTTCGTTTATTCTACCGCTGGCGGACCTTGTTGTAAATCCTTCTCCTCTTataaatcttctcttcttttcaagaaaaaaaaaagaaatcctatGGAAAATTTATTTAATGAGTAAAGTTAAGACCATGCTTTACTAAAATAACCTGTTAGAGGGGCTGAACCATGATAATAGTGTCTAGTTGGTTGGTTAGGGGGTGACCTTTCATCAATTAacttaagaaagaaaaaaaaactctttacTTCTAATCATCAACAACGACcaaaaatcaatcatcatcaacaacaattcaacaatcaatcatcatcaacaacaattcaaCAATAACCCAGGATCAattatcatcaacaacaattcaaaatcatcatcaataACCCTTCCatcaatcaaacaaaaaaaaaatcttattctcTAATTCTAATCAACGACCCAAAATCAATCTATTGCAAATGAGATTGAAATATGCTATTTTTTCTCAATCAAACTCGAAAAAAACGATttcagaaccagttacggttggcttttggttttcagAAGCCAGCCGTAACTAGTTACAGTTGGCTATTTGGTTTTCAGAAGCCAACCGTAACTAGTTACAGTTGGATttagtgagttacggttggttccGAAAAACCAAATATATCAGTTACGGTTGGATTTAATGAGCTACGCTtggtttagaaaaccaaaaacatGAGTTGCGGTTGGATGTAATGAGTTACGGTTGGCTTTAGTGTTTTACGGTTAgcttcgcaaaaaaaaaaaaacaacaacaactgtAACTTTTTACAGTTTTGATAAGGGGCTTTTAGAATTATTACTAGTGACCCCAGTTTGTCTTATTATAGCATCCCTTTAATAGATTCATCAGCCCTTATAACAGATTTCATATTAAATGGGCCCATAATTCTAGGGACTTTGATGTGTTATCAAATGAGGAAAACATGTTATTTCTACGGAAAAATAACTATTCcatgaaattattattattttattttattgaagcATGATAAAACAAAAAGAGCATGCCTAAAAAGCTATTACACGTGGATATTTTGCACCCATTGAATCATTTAATAGAATTTGGTTGAGAATATGTGGGATTGTCTGGTCTCATATTGTTGTTGATAAGTTTCCTACTTGGCTTCCGTCTGTTCCAAAGTTTACCAGGCCATCttcttcttgattcctttattatAATTGTGTTGTATAGCACATATAGGAATTTGTCGTATTTTATGTTTTATTTCGGAAATCATTTTTGCAATATATCACGGAGCTTCAGCCTCCGATTTTATAAAGCGCATTAGAATTTCCAAATCCGTCTCAAAGATAACTTTGGGTCAATGCCTCTCCATTGCTGTGGTTAATGCCAGTAGAGTTTCCCATGTTTCGGAAATTAGTGTCTTAGTTATTCTTATAGGTTGCGCGAGAGCCATCACAGTTTGAGCACTTGAATCCCTGCAAATAAAACCTGCTCCCGCCATTCCTGGATGTCCCCTATCAGCCCCATCCGTGTTGATCTTTATCCAATCTGGTTCTGGTCTGGTCCATCCTGATAATAATGTTATTGTTGCTTTATTATTTGTTGGGGCGGCATGGATGGTGGTTCTTCAGGTAAAACCTGGggcataatcttttttttttccattcaaATTTATGTTGTTGCTTCAAGGTATGTGCCAGGATGTTGCCGAGGGGTATATGGTGTTGTTTGAAAACTAATTCATTTATGGACGTCCGGAggttccaaaaaagaaaacataaagttgATACTGAAAGGATGTGGCTAGTGTCTTGCAGAATTTGTGAAATGTTTCTTTGATTGTTTATAGTGATATGGAAGTTGAGGTTGGTTTGGTTTGTCGATAAACGAGATAACAGGATGTTACAGGTAGCTACTGTTATTGGGTAGTGAATAAGCATGTGATCCGTGTTTCTGGTTTCGAAGTTGCACCGGGGGCATTGGTGAGGTTTGATGCGGTATAAAATGAAAAAGGTCGGAAGACATTCATTtatagctttccacaagaaaagctgaatttttggtggaccGGGTAAGTTCCACAAGAATTTGGTGGGTGGGAGGGGGATTAGGTGGTAATGGTTGTCTTGTTGTATTAGGAAGTTGTAGCCGATGGCAGTGGTGTATTTTCCTGACTTTGAGTGTAGCCATAGGTTCTTATGCGGGGGCATGTCTAGGGGAAGGTGGATGTTTATAATGTGTTGTACAACATCGAGTGGGAGGTGATTTAGTTGTTCATGGTTTCAGTTATTTGTGAGAGGGTCAATGAGACCAGCTACTGATTGGATTGGGTATCATTGGGTCGGGTCAAGATTTTGAGATTGAGGTATCCAATTTGCTTGAATAGGTGTGTCCAAGTCGTTTCCGATGCGATGAAAAATATGATGTTTAAGTGTAGTTATGAGGGAGGCCATTTGTTTCCATTGTGGGCTGGAGGAAGAAGGAATGTGTATGCTTTCTTGAAATATCGGTTGATTTTGTAGATATTTCTCATTGTATAATATGGTGCAAATGGAATTAGGTTGGTCGTGTATGTTCCAGATTCTTTTCATGAGCAAGGCTTTATTGTGATGACTACTTTTTCTTATGCCGAGACCCCTTGTGTTTGCATAAGGTGGTTTGAATTAGGTATTAAGGAGGTTTTAATGAGTACTAACCTTCCTGCTTGATTAAGGCATTTGGTCATCCatccttgatcctttctcgcCAATCGTTGAAGCAATGGGTCGAATATGTGACGAGAGGATCTCCCATATTTGAAATGTACTCCCAGGTATATTGGTGGGGTTGACGATGTTGGCATGTCAAAGAATTCTTGAATAACATCCAAATGATGTTGTTGCAGTCTCGGATGATGAATAATTGTTGATTTTGCTATGTTGATTTCCTGGCCCGCTGAAGAGATGTAGGATTGAAGTAGTCTCTTGAGGTGGTCATTGCTTTTCTGAAATGCCTTGTAAGTGATTAGGAGGTCGTCCGCAAACATTAGATGCAATATAGGTGGAGCTTTTCGAGAGATGTTCAGCCATTTTACAATGTTTTGGGCTTCCATATTGCTAGGTTGGTCGAAAGGATTACTGCACATATTATGAAAATATAGGAAGATAGAGGATCTCCCTGTAGAATGCCTCTCATAGGGGTGATGTATCCATGAGAAGTATCATTGATGTTAATTGAGTAGGTCACTGTAGTGATGCATAGCATAATATAACCTACAAATATGGTTGGAAATCCCATTTTTTTGAATGTTGTTTTGATGAAGCGCCAATCTAAGCTATCATAAGCTTTCTTAATATCCAGTTTAAGGgctatttttggatctttggtgAGAGCTGAGGTTTTAATGTGATGAAATAGTTCTCCAGCAATTGCTATGTTATCATGTATTGATCTTTGTGGGACGAAAGTGCTCTGGTATGGACATATTATAAATGGTAGGAGAGGGCGTATGCGATTTACCAGGATTTCCCGAGCATATGTCACATACCACGATGCTCAGAAAATCTCCAAGGTTTGAACAACAAACTAAGATTTTCTGAACATCCATCTTGTACCGCATACCCAGGAATCCTAAGAGAGTCCTCAACACTACAGAGAATATCGATTtgtatctgttgatggtggtttttagttcaaaggataaaatcgtaaaccctgtatttaatgcgatgtcatcctgcaaaggaacataagctatttaaaagcaatgagtgcttaagcctcttcgctcacatatgtattgagcaattcaatatatcggtatatatgaaatttaatcagaatggtgcgtgcaacaacaatccaaaaatattctgtgaattttatctttcacaagcattattcactaatgcatgatttgcctagtattttcttatgctatgttcccagccgaactctcaatattgacatgatgattaaatgttcactctcagcagagtatcaTGAGTCTCCCGAAGTGCcgatattgagatctgcatgaaaaaaCTCACATAGGCTGCATcatcctctgacaaagagattagcgtgtttatacaccttttaattaaaagataGCGCGATTGAACGCTTTTAAATTCCTTAAAGGAAATCCAGACTGTCCATATCAATCTTAAGAAACGATCATGGCCACTTGATTTTTCCACACGATTTAATAGGTCTAGCCTATTCCTAACAGGACTAGGCGATCGTCACGATAaataccggcgggcccactagcatcccTGCCGGTCGAAACTCCTTATCTCATCCGTTGCACACTCAAACGATTACCTGAACATGGACGTTCACGCTATTAAAAATAAGGCTTAAACGAGCTAGACCGACATGACAGTCTTAGaagcatcacatccgtccaacttagccagccaagttggacggcgtagatcgtgTTTTGGGCGATCAAAGAGGCACCGTTTTGTTCACCGGAAACTCACCTTCATCTTTAGCTGATCGAACCTCACCGACAATCCGTAGGCGCATCAAAACGATTGCCCAAAGTAGGATGATCGCGCTGTtgaaaaatagctcaaacgagctaagaccggccaaaacggtctcaaaacatcacgaccgcccaacttagctagcctagttggacgacttagattttCCTTCGAATAATTAAAGAAGTGCTAACGTGTTCACTATCGACCCAACTCCAcacttggtcgatcgacttgctcataacaAGACCAGAGCACATCAAATCGCCGGCCCAAAGTAGGGATAACGTGccgtttgaaaaccctaaaaaatgctttgcggcaacacactactgtcgcaaatcagtcgtgtacgtccaacttagccagcctagttggacggcttagattgcgTTTCAGATGATCAAGAAGGTGGACATGAGTTCACCGCCGGTCCAACTTCATTACCATTCAATCGACTTGCCTGTGAGAAGTCAATAACGCATCGAATCGCTCGATTGAACTAGATTAGTCGCGGAtgttctaaaccctaattcatgtttgcggcagtatgctactatcgcaaatcgatcgtgaccactcatcttcgccagccgaatcgagtggcttagatccgaTCTTAGATGACCCAGGAAATGTTAACTCACTCACTAGCGGCTCATCTTCGCACATGGACAAGCGGCATGTTCGAATATACGCCCAATGCTTTGATTCGAATAGCCAAAATAGGGAGGGCTACACGGCCCTTAAACCCTAAACTACATCAACGACaatatacaactgccgcaaatcaatcacgaccgtCCGACTTCGCCATCCTAGTcggacggtgtagatttattttatgAAAACTAACAAAGCAGCATTGTGATAGTTGGCCACTCTTTCTCCACAGGaagtgatcgaccaagtcatagcactcccatagggtcctcaaacgatcacccaaagatggactctcaatattgacatgacatgacatgacgattaaatgttcactctcagcagagtagcatgagt includes the following:
- the LOC113285739 gene encoding NDR1/HIN1-like protein 26, with the translated sequence MAPNTTIPIQSTPENRQENRPLKRHHTARYYAHRVRESLATRVSKIICSVFLALLFFLGIITFILWLSLRPHRPRFHMMNFSVSGLNQENGLENARIAFDVTARNSNQNIGIFYDAMDGTVFYQEKPVGTTPLLFPFYQSSKNTTWIHGEVGGTSLSGDNDKGNKFINELGGGKVVFRLELTSTIRFKVSTWDSKRHRMHATCLVEVGQDGMILATSKEKRCSVYFS